Proteins encoded by one window of Kineosporia sp. NBRC 101731:
- a CDS encoding TetR/AcrR family transcriptional regulator yields the protein MSSLGRPRAKGPSTSGLTTEQDILAAAAHLFCQAGYGSTSTHKIAARAGISQASMYHYFPGKQAILLRLLLETVQPSVEYATALAERDDPADVRLRALCLYDTRLLLSGHDNLGSLYLTPGLDHDDFSEFQLERERLYEVYRELVAGVLETDSKTARPAAMLVIGLIESVILRRRTEGEMNADEVAPAIADAALRILRVPERRLLSVARVTLEAGLV from the coding sequence ATGTCGTCCCTCGGTCGTCCCCGCGCGAAGGGGCCATCCACGTCCGGTCTCACCACCGAGCAGGACATCCTGGCCGCCGCGGCCCACCTGTTCTGCCAGGCCGGCTACGGCAGCACCAGCACGCACAAGATCGCCGCCCGGGCGGGCATCAGCCAGGCCTCGATGTACCACTACTTCCCGGGCAAACAGGCTATTTTGCTGCGCCTGCTGCTGGAGACGGTGCAACCCTCGGTGGAGTACGCCACGGCCCTGGCCGAACGCGACGACCCGGCGGACGTGCGCCTGCGGGCGCTGTGTCTCTACGACACCCGGCTGCTGCTGTCCGGGCACGACAATCTCGGATCGCTCTACCTGACCCCCGGGCTCGACCACGACGACTTCAGTGAGTTCCAGCTCGAGCGCGAACGGCTCTACGAGGTCTATCGCGAGCTGGTCGCGGGCGTGCTGGAGACCGATTCGAAAACCGCCCGACCAGCAGCGATGCTGGTCATCGGGCTGATCGAGTCGGTGATCCTGCGGCGCCGCACCGAGGGCGAGATGAACGCGGACGAGGTGGCCCCGGCGATCGCCGACGCCGCCCTGCGCATCCTGCGCGTCCCCGAGCGCCGATTGCTGAGTGTGGCCCGCGTCACTCTGGAAGCCGGTTTGGTTTAA